In one window of Rathayibacter caricis DSM 15933 DNA:
- a CDS encoding ABC transporter permease — translation MTTTLEPSTVTERLATAKRRRRPGRSGWTTFLLGLPVPILFVLLWQFGRAGEWELPFGIRMAFLPYPGDVLVSLIDYAFAGLRNDAFSGLLWTDLGASAGRVFGGFALATVLAVPLGVLMGRYYVVNSLFDPFINLFRPVPATAWVPLVALLIGYGDQASIFLITLSAFFPIVLGTISGARQVPPRLIEAARMLGTGTAGVLARVVLPASAAAIVNGMRVGLGLAWVVLVLSETTGVSTGLGSTIFLARDVVRTDLIVVGMICIAIAGFASDRLLLLVFRLLFGRRPLIS, via the coding sequence ATGACCACGACCCTCGAGCCCTCGACCGTCACCGAGCGGCTGGCGACCGCGAAACGGCGACGCCGGCCGGGGCGTTCCGGCTGGACGACGTTCCTGCTCGGCCTGCCCGTCCCGATCCTGTTCGTCCTGCTCTGGCAGTTCGGGCGCGCCGGCGAGTGGGAGCTGCCGTTCGGCATCCGGATGGCGTTCCTCCCCTACCCGGGCGACGTCCTGGTCTCGCTGATCGACTACGCGTTCGCGGGCCTGCGGAACGACGCGTTCAGCGGGCTGCTCTGGACCGACCTGGGTGCGAGCGCCGGCCGCGTGTTCGGGGGCTTCGCGCTGGCGACGGTCCTCGCGGTGCCGCTGGGCGTGCTGATGGGCCGCTACTACGTCGTGAACTCGCTGTTCGACCCGTTCATCAACCTGTTCCGCCCGGTCCCCGCGACCGCGTGGGTGCCGCTCGTGGCGCTCCTCATCGGCTACGGCGACCAGGCGTCGATCTTCCTGATCACCCTGTCGGCGTTCTTCCCGATCGTGCTGGGCACCATCAGCGGCGCCCGCCAGGTGCCGCCCCGGCTGATCGAGGCGGCGCGGATGCTGGGCACCGGCACTGCGGGCGTGCTCGCGCGGGTCGTGCTGCCCGCCTCGGCCGCCGCGATCGTCAACGGCATGCGGGTGGGACTCGGGCTCGCCTGGGTCGTGCTCGTGCTGAGCGAGACCACGGGCGTGAGCACCGGGCTGGGCTCGACGATCTTCCTCGCCCGCGACGTGGTCCGGACCGACCTGATCGTGGTCGGGATGATCTGCATCGCGATCGCCGGCTTCGCCTCGGACCGGCTGCTGCTGCTGGTGTTCCGCCTGCTGTTCGGCCGCCGGCCGCTGATCTCATGA
- a CDS encoding ABC transporter substrate-binding protein, translating into MRPTTSRTRTAVRALALGGALAASLSLVACSGASDADAGSDAESVTVTVGTLRGQPHFYQPFLYEQFAEEGVEFEVITLDTTPALSDALVAGTIDFAISGVTPTISSVAQDRDLKIVASAADGGSGFLGGEGISSVEDLAGKKVGYIQGSAQEVALRYYLEEAGLTDSDLELTTIPVPEMASAYTSGSIDAFFGVEIGVSIAEAAGATEIADPYATPIGRVNIGLVTTGAMIEEQPEVAQKVVDTHAATTEYMADNVDEWLPEMIAEFGGDQDVLESALENFWLRSDLTEEYQGQLEALAGQMQQLGFIDEAPAIEDVVDTTFAPTS; encoded by the coding sequence ATGCGCCCGACCACCTCCCGCACCCGCACCGCCGTCCGCGCCCTCGCCCTCGGCGGCGCCCTCGCCGCCTCCCTCTCGCTCGTCGCCTGCTCCGGCGCGAGCGACGCCGATGCAGGATCGGACGCCGAGAGCGTCACCGTGACGGTCGGCACGCTGCGCGGGCAGCCGCACTTCTACCAGCCGTTCCTCTACGAGCAGTTCGCCGAGGAGGGCGTGGAGTTCGAGGTGATCACCCTCGACACCACTCCCGCCCTGTCGGACGCGCTCGTCGCCGGGACGATCGACTTCGCGATCTCGGGCGTGACGCCCACCATCTCCTCCGTCGCCCAGGACCGCGACCTGAAGATCGTCGCCTCGGCGGCCGACGGCGGCTCGGGCTTCCTCGGCGGCGAGGGCATCTCCTCCGTCGAGGACCTCGCCGGCAAGAAGGTCGGCTACATCCAGGGCAGCGCCCAGGAGGTGGCCCTCCGCTACTACCTGGAGGAGGCCGGACTCACCGACTCCGACCTCGAGCTGACCACGATCCCCGTGCCCGAGATGGCCTCGGCGTACACGAGCGGCTCGATCGACGCGTTCTTCGGCGTCGAGATCGGCGTCTCGATCGCGGAGGCGGCCGGCGCGACCGAGATCGCCGACCCGTACGCGACTCCGATCGGCCGCGTGAACATCGGCCTCGTCACGACCGGCGCGATGATCGAGGAGCAGCCGGAGGTCGCGCAGAAGGTCGTCGACACGCACGCGGCGACCACCGAGTACATGGCCGACAACGTGGACGAGTGGCTGCCCGAGATGATCGCCGAGTTCGGCGGCGACCAGGACGTGCTCGAGTCGGCGCTCGAGAACTTCTGGCTCCGCTCCGACCTGACCGAGGAGTACCAGGGCCAGCTCGAGGCGCTCGCCGGCCAGATGCAGCAGCTCGGCTTCATCGACGAGGCGCCCGCGATCGAGGACGTCGTCGACACGACGTTCGCGCCCACCTCCTGA